In Cyanobium sp. ATX 6F1, the following proteins share a genomic window:
- the metK gene encoding methionine adenosyltransferase: MSRYVFTSESVTEGHPDKICDQISDAVLDALLAQDPASRVACETVVNTGLCLITGEVTTQARVDFNTLVRGVIEQIGYSSARAGGFDAHSAAVLVALDQQSPDIAQGVNEADDHDGDPLDKVGAGDQGIMFGFACDETPELMPLPISLAHRLARQLAQVRHDGTLGYLLPDGKTQVSVVYEDNRPISIDTILISTQHVAEIDGISDEKGLRERISADLWVHVVEPATADIDLKPVKGSTRFLVNPTGKFVVGGPQGDAGLTGRKIIVDTYGGYARHGGGAFSGKDPTKVDRSAAYAARYVAKALVAAGLASKVEVQLSYAIGVARPVSILVESFGTGALGNEDLTALVQEHFDLRPGAIIATFGLRDLPQQRGGRFYQDVAAYGHFGRRDLDLPWENVDTIAASLKQATASRVGASA; encoded by the coding sequence ATGAGTCGTTACGTCTTCACCTCCGAGTCGGTGACCGAAGGGCACCCCGACAAGATCTGTGATCAGATCAGTGACGCCGTGCTCGACGCCCTGCTGGCCCAGGATCCCGCCAGCCGGGTGGCCTGCGAGACCGTGGTCAACACGGGGCTCTGCCTGATCACCGGTGAGGTCACCACCCAGGCCCGGGTCGACTTCAACACCCTGGTGCGGGGTGTGATCGAGCAGATCGGCTACAGCAGCGCCCGGGCCGGCGGCTTCGACGCCCACAGCGCCGCCGTGCTGGTGGCCCTCGACCAGCAGTCCCCGGACATTGCCCAGGGGGTCAACGAGGCCGACGACCACGACGGCGACCCCCTCGACAAGGTGGGCGCGGGCGACCAGGGAATCATGTTCGGCTTCGCCTGCGACGAGACCCCCGAGCTGATGCCGCTGCCGATCAGCCTCGCCCACCGACTGGCCCGCCAGCTGGCCCAGGTGCGCCATGACGGCACCCTGGGCTACCTGCTGCCCGACGGCAAGACCCAGGTCAGCGTCGTCTACGAAGACAACAGGCCCATCTCGATTGACACGATCTTGATCTCCACTCAGCACGTGGCCGAGATCGACGGCATCAGCGATGAGAAAGGCTTGCGGGAGCGCATTTCCGCCGACCTCTGGGTGCATGTGGTGGAACCCGCCACTGCCGACATCGATCTCAAACCGGTGAAGGGCAGCACCCGTTTCCTGGTCAACCCCACCGGCAAGTTCGTGGTCGGGGGGCCCCAGGGAGATGCGGGCCTCACCGGCCGCAAGATCATCGTTGACACCTACGGGGGCTATGCCCGCCACGGTGGCGGCGCCTTCTCCGGCAAGGATCCCACCAAGGTGGACCGCTCCGCCGCCTATGCCGCCCGCTACGTGGCCAAGGCCCTGGTGGCCGCCGGCCTGGCCAGCAAGGTGGAGGTGCAGCTCAGCTACGCCATCGGCGTGGCTCGGCCGGTGAGCATCCTTGTGGAGAGCTTCGGCACCGGCGCCCTTGGCAACGAAGACCTCACCGCCCTGGTTCAGGAACACTTTGACCTGCGCCCCGGGGCGATCATCGCCACCTTCGGCCTGCGCGATCTGCCCCAGCAACGTGGTGGCCGCTTCTATCAGGATGTGGCGGCCTACGGCCACTTCGGACGCCGCGATTTGGATCTGCCCTGGGAGAACGTGGACACCATCGCCGCCAGCTTGAAACAGGCCACGGCCAGCCGGGTGGGCGCTTCCGCCTGA
- a CDS encoding FGGY-family carbohydrate kinase, translated as MGASQEPSPDLALGIDLGSSGLRLALIDAQGTLLRERSGGYPLPFEQPEGWRQGLVELIGTLEEPLRARVGAIAVDGTSGTLLLCGPDGSTRGPALPYHRACAEQAEVLASLVSAGSPAASASGSLARALNLLGREGALDGSQHLLLRHQADWLMGWLLGHWRWGEEGNNLRLGWDLQRESWAGRIEQQPWSSALPEVVPSGTALGPLGPVASEQLGLPETCQVVSGTTDANAAVLAAGHGPGDGVSVLGTTLVLKRFVDAPLEGPGLTNHRVGGRWLVGGASNAGAGILRRFFTSEQIEQLSRQIDPRRPSGLRLRPLPAPGERFPVDDPQLEPVLEPRPISDALYLQALLEGLTAIEAQGWRRLAELGAPPLERVISLGGGARNPQWRLLRQRALGIPVLNRPGLAPALGTARLALGGWRMGPSLLPQRRP; from the coding sequence GTGGGGGCCTCCCAGGAACCCAGCCCCGATCTGGCCCTGGGCATCGACCTGGGCAGCAGCGGGCTACGGCTGGCCCTGATCGATGCCCAGGGCACCCTGCTGCGCGAACGCAGCGGCGGCTACCCGCTGCCGTTCGAGCAACCCGAAGGCTGGCGCCAAGGGTTGGTGGAGCTGATCGGAACCCTCGAGGAGCCCCTGCGGGCCAGGGTTGGTGCCATCGCCGTCGATGGCACCTCCGGAACCCTGCTGCTCTGCGGCCCTGATGGCAGCACCCGTGGGCCGGCTCTCCCGTACCACCGGGCCTGCGCTGAGCAGGCCGAGGTCCTGGCGTCGCTGGTGTCCGCCGGCAGCCCCGCCGCCAGCGCCAGTGGCAGCCTGGCGCGAGCCTTGAACCTGCTCGGCCGGGAAGGGGCCCTCGATGGCTCCCAACACCTTTTGTTGCGCCATCAGGCCGACTGGCTGATGGGCTGGCTGCTGGGCCACTGGCGTTGGGGCGAAGAAGGCAACAACCTCCGCCTCGGCTGGGATCTGCAGCGCGAGTCCTGGGCGGGCCGAATCGAGCAGCAACCCTGGAGCAGCGCCCTGCCCGAGGTCGTGCCCAGTGGCACCGCCTTGGGGCCCCTGGGCCCTGTGGCATCCGAGCAGCTGGGGCTGCCAGAGACCTGCCAGGTGGTGAGCGGCACGACCGATGCCAATGCGGCTGTGCTGGCCGCCGGCCACGGCCCCGGTGATGGGGTGAGCGTCCTGGGCACCACCTTGGTGCTCAAGCGCTTCGTGGACGCCCCCCTGGAAGGCCCCGGGCTCACCAACCACCGCGTGGGCGGCCGCTGGCTGGTGGGTGGGGCCTCCAATGCCGGTGCCGGCATCCTGCGGCGGTTCTTCACGTCAGAGCAGATCGAACAGCTCAGCCGCCAGATCGATCCCCGCCGCCCCTCGGGCCTGCGGCTACGACCCCTACCCGCCCCCGGCGAGCGCTTCCCCGTGGACGACCCCCAGCTGGAGCCCGTGCTGGAGCCCAGGCCGATCAGCGATGCCCTCTATCTCCAGGCCCTGCTGGAGGGACTGACCGCGATCGAGGCCCAGGGCTGGCGGCGACTGGCGGAGCTGGGGGCCCCGCCGCTGGAGCGGGTGATCAGCCTGGGGGGCGGCGCCCGCAACCCCCAATGGCGCCTGCTGCGTCAGCGAGCCCTGGGGATCCCTGTGCTCAACCGCCCCGGGCTGGCCCCCGCCCTCGGCACAGCCCGCCTGGCCCTGGGAGGGTGGAGGATGGGCCCTTCCTTATTGCCGCAGCGAAGACCATGA
- a CDS encoding DUF2470 domain-containing protein produces MAADPLTASVSDRICRHMNADHAEAVADFARHYGGVEASEGAVMTRVTPEAMVLEVAGSRVSVPFDHTLSDSDDAHRTLVAMLRALPAKGGES; encoded by the coding sequence ATGGCCGCCGATCCCCTCACCGCCAGCGTCAGCGATCGCATCTGCCGTCACATGAATGCCGACCACGCCGAGGCGGTGGCCGACTTCGCCCGGCACTACGGCGGCGTCGAAGCCTCCGAGGGCGCCGTGATGACGCGGGTGACCCCGGAGGCGATGGTGCTGGAGGTGGCTGGATCGCGCGTGTCGGTGCCGTTCGATCACACCCTCAGCGACAGCGACGACGCCCACCGCACCTTGGTGGCGATGCTGCGGGCCCTGCCCGCCAAGGGCGGGGAATCCTGA
- a CDS encoding ComF family protein, whose amino-acid sequence MLAQLLQGCLNLIITPCCPLCQNPLEPVASGPGPCGACLQRLSLPPEGLQGHEPLPWWSLGFYEGQLRRLLLRQRKNPSPVVIASLSERLAEPWATSPLRPLVVAIPSWKRQGNPLPGLISRSLGFEQVTPLERARPTLGQHHLGKQLRALNQDGAFRCRPGAERPGPLLRRRPLLIVDDILTTGATACAAATALRSAGYRVEGLLCLARTAEKGRDLRSARR is encoded by the coding sequence GTGCTGGCTCAGCTGCTTCAGGGTTGCCTCAATCTGATCATCACCCCCTGCTGCCCCCTCTGTCAGAACCCCCTTGAGCCGGTTGCTTCCGGCCCAGGCCCCTGTGGAGCCTGCCTGCAGCGGCTGAGCCTGCCTCCTGAGGGGCTGCAGGGACATGAACCACTCCCCTGGTGGAGCCTCGGGTTCTATGAGGGCCAACTGCGACGGCTGCTGTTACGCCAGCGGAAGAATCCCTCCCCCGTGGTGATCGCCAGCTTGAGCGAGCGCCTGGCCGAGCCCTGGGCAACAAGCCCGCTCCGCCCCCTGGTGGTGGCGATCCCGAGCTGGAAACGGCAGGGCAACCCCTTGCCCGGCCTGATCAGCCGCAGCCTGGGGTTCGAGCAGGTCACACCGCTGGAGCGGGCCAGGCCCACCCTGGGGCAACACCACCTGGGGAAGCAGCTGCGGGCCCTCAACCAGGACGGGGCGTTCCGCTGCCGACCTGGCGCCGAGCGGCCCGGTCCACTGCTGCGGAGACGTCCGCTGCTGATCGTCGACGACATCCTCACCACGGGGGCCACCGCCTGCGCCGCCGCCACAGCACTGCGTTCGGCCGGTTATCGGGTCGAGGGGTTGCTGTGCCTGGCCCGCACCGCCGAGAAAGGTCGTGATCTAAGATCTGCCCGTCGCTGA
- a CDS encoding chromophore lyase CpcT/CpeT, which translates to MISSSGRLLLQLSASFSNQRQAFANPPLYGHILVRFRPLPQLMPGSLLLEQAYAVSPLQPYRIRVLTVQADRRGLVIINHAIRNSRRFWGAVEDPCTRALIEMDDLEQLDGCTYIVQEQNDGFFGEVEPGCRCIVERQGESAYLVSSFQLDAQSMQTVDRGHHPQTHEQVWGSLAGPFVFERVADFSHELPEAWLA; encoded by the coding sequence ATGATTAGTTCATCTGGTCGTCTGCTACTGCAGCTCTCGGCGAGCTTTAGCAATCAACGCCAGGCCTTTGCCAACCCGCCTCTGTATGGACACATACTGGTTCGATTCCGGCCCTTGCCTCAGCTGATGCCCGGTTCACTGTTGCTGGAGCAGGCCTACGCCGTCTCTCCATTGCAGCCCTATCGCATACGCGTGCTCACGGTTCAAGCTGATCGCCGTGGCCTTGTGATCATCAATCATGCGATTCGAAACTCCAGACGCTTCTGGGGTGCTGTGGAAGATCCTTGCACACGAGCCTTGATCGAGATGGATGACCTCGAACAATTGGATGGCTGCACCTATATCGTGCAGGAACAGAATGACGGCTTCTTCGGGGAAGTTGAGCCCGGCTGCCGCTGCATCGTTGAACGCCAGGGGGAATCGGCCTATCTAGTGAGCAGCTTCCAGTTGGATGCCCAGAGCATGCAAACCGTAGATCGCGGCCATCATCCCCAAACCCATGAGCAGGTTTGGGGATCGCTTGCAGGGCCTTTCGTCTTTGAACGTGTTGCCGACTTCAGCCATGAGCTGCCCGAAGCCTGGCTGGCCTGA
- a CDS encoding phycobilisome rod-core linker polypeptide encodes MGIPLLSYELTTQNARVPSFSIGNDESARINSSSTEKIESAYRQIFFHAMSIDRDPLLESQFTNGQIQARDFVRGLLLSKRFRDDFYQCNSNYRIVEHVIGRVLGRNTFGINEQMAWSVVIATKGFQGFIDALLDSREYLDAYGYDEIPFQRSRSLPGRKSGELPFNQQAPRYGAYWRDVTYLRVPSTTRIDGEISAAWVNGQPPKFALRIWLALIAVGSLEIIRILLTIAGSMLSTGGNAGN; translated from the coding sequence ATGGGCATTCCGCTGCTTTCATACGAACTCACAACCCAGAATGCCCGAGTGCCTTCATTTTCAATTGGAAATGATGAGTCGGCACGCATTAACTCCAGCTCAACAGAAAAGATTGAGAGTGCCTACCGTCAGATCTTTTTCCACGCCATGAGCATTGATCGTGACCCTCTACTGGAGTCACAGTTTACCAATGGGCAGATCCAAGCCCGCGACTTCGTCCGCGGACTCCTCCTATCCAAACGATTTCGAGATGATTTTTACCAGTGCAACAGTAATTACCGCATTGTAGAGCATGTTATTGGAAGGGTTTTGGGCAGGAACACCTTCGGCATCAATGAACAAATGGCCTGGTCTGTTGTGATTGCAACCAAAGGATTTCAGGGATTTATAGACGCTCTTCTTGATTCACGAGAATATCTTGATGCGTATGGATACGACGAGATCCCCTTCCAACGCTCCAGATCACTACCAGGCAGGAAATCGGGCGAACTACCATTCAACCAGCAAGCGCCACGCTATGGAGCCTACTGGAGAGATGTTACCTATCTGAGAGTACCCTCGACAACTCGCATCGATGGGGAGATCTCAGCAGCGTGGGTGAATGGACAACCACCAAAATTTGCTTTGCGCATCTGGCTGGCCCTAATAGCAGTTGGCAGCCTCGAAATCATTCGAATCTTGCTCACAATTGCTGGATCGATGCTGAGCACCGGAGGAAATGCCGGGAACTGA
- a CDS encoding NAD-dependent epimerase/dehydratase family protein translates to MTASPDLSSLYRLLAKEQRPILPSGEQRAILGCGYVGEAVAKAWKQEGHGLWGTTTRHQRLVQLAELVDSPVVFDSSDSRSSLDFVKDLDGILVSFAPSRSSQVDVNQYRQTFLGGIQCLIDALERRVDSTPLQLVHLSSCGVYGNRGGALTDEAAPLDTQHPVNEVLSLAEEMIQSLRSDQIKVCILRLGGIYGPGRDIPAMLLSAAGGLVQRNGQNVPCWIHRDDIVRGVSFAFEHNLNDTYNLVNDTQCSGQELTDRLCEQAGLPLAKWLSVDTTDRVLNAKVSNAKLKELGFSFTQPLMVG, encoded by the coding sequence GTGACAGCCTCCCCCGACCTATCCTCGCTCTATCGGCTGCTTGCCAAAGAGCAGCGCCCCATCCTGCCTTCAGGCGAACAGCGCGCGATCCTTGGCTGTGGCTATGTGGGTGAAGCTGTCGCCAAGGCTTGGAAGCAAGAGGGCCATGGGCTGTGGGGAACCACCACACGCCACCAACGCCTGGTTCAGCTTGCTGAGCTTGTCGACTCCCCGGTGGTCTTTGATTCTTCGGATTCCCGCAGCAGCCTCGATTTTGTTAAAGACCTTGATGGGATTCTGGTGTCATTCGCTCCATCGAGGAGTTCTCAAGTTGATGTGAATCAATACCGACAAACTTTTCTTGGAGGAATCCAGTGCTTGATTGATGCACTGGAGCGACGAGTTGACAGCACCCCGTTACAGCTAGTGCATCTCAGTAGCTGTGGTGTCTATGGCAATCGTGGAGGAGCCTTAACCGATGAAGCTGCGCCGCTTGATACGCAACACCCCGTCAACGAGGTGCTTTCATTAGCTGAAGAGATGATCCAGTCCTTGCGCTCAGACCAGATCAAGGTTTGCATTTTGCGCTTGGGCGGTATCTATGGTCCGGGCCGTGACATTCCTGCCATGCTCCTTTCTGCAGCTGGGGGCCTTGTGCAACGCAATGGTCAGAATGTGCCTTGCTGGATTCATCGCGATGACATCGTTCGCGGAGTGTCGTTTGCTTTTGAACACAACCTTAACGATACCTACAACCTGGTGAATGATACCCAGTGCAGCGGGCAAGAACTCACCGATCGCCTGTGCGAGCAAGCGGGCCTGCCGCTGGCAAAATGGCTTTCGGTGGATACAACCGATCGTGTGCTCAATGCAAAAGTAAGCAATGCCAAGCTCAAGGAGCTGGGCTTCTCGTTCACTCAGCCATTGATGGTGGGTTGA
- a CDS encoding phycoerythrobilin:ferredoxin oxidoreductase, protein MTWRWESFFNHAVTRITEKLDLEPYPIPIDMVKKVGSTGSRSNPIDVTTTSWGVRNAKLRQARAACVVAEPSPQVLNLVISPEPSFDLPFFGADLVTLPGGHLIALDLQPVLKRDRLHTEAVWARLLPLFDHFRPLLPDGGPIPEEAEPYFSPCFLWTRLPLTSESDTLIDGPLMDAFVAYLDLYLELVLEAVSVDDVRRQELREGQLKYLDYRAEKDPARGMLTRFYGESWTEDYIKGFLFDHR, encoded by the coding sequence ATGACCTGGCGCTGGGAATCCTTTTTTAATCATGCAGTGACACGGATCACCGAGAAACTTGATCTGGAGCCATACCCGATTCCGATAGACATGGTAAAGAAGGTCGGTTCCACGGGATCCCGTTCGAATCCGATTGATGTAACAACAACGAGTTGGGGAGTTCGCAATGCCAAGCTGCGCCAAGCGAGGGCGGCGTGCGTCGTGGCTGAACCGAGCCCGCAAGTGCTGAACTTGGTAATCAGCCCTGAGCCCAGCTTTGATTTACCTTTTTTTGGGGCCGACTTGGTGACATTGCCCGGAGGTCACCTCATAGCTTTGGACCTTCAACCCGTTTTGAAGCGTGACCGCCTTCACACTGAGGCTGTTTGGGCGAGGCTTTTGCCTTTGTTTGACCATTTTCGCCCCCTCCTCCCTGATGGGGGGCCAATACCCGAGGAGGCCGAACCTTATTTCTCACCATGCTTTCTTTGGACCCGGCTACCACTGACATCTGAAAGCGATACTTTGATTGATGGCCCGTTAATGGACGCCTTTGTTGCTTATCTAGACCTCTACCTTGAACTCGTTCTGGAGGCAGTCTCAGTGGATGATGTGAGGAGGCAAGAGTTGAGGGAGGGGCAATTAAAATATCTTGACTACCGAGCGGAGAAGGATCCCGCTCGCGGCATGCTTACAAGATTTTATGGTGAATCATGGACAGAAGATTATATTAAAGGATTCCTATTTGATCACCGCTGA
- a CDS encoding 15,16-dihydrobiliverdin:ferredoxin oxidoreductase — protein MFDRYHDILIKEIEALGGTRLSLDSDLAHQANSRKGAVIRSSLWQAPGIRRWRVTQLDGGDAVQVLNAVAYPEFGRDQPILGIDLLSFAVRDKLVAVMDFQPLEQGKIYAERYLAGLEAIQARHPSLAVGEAMRFYDADQYFSPFLLFARGSIAELAPLVEQSFLEIIQAYSAMHLEALSTPDQIERVESLQRAYDQYSAERDPAHGLFTSYFGEEWSNRFMRSFLFPLSSLVSTSLNH, from the coding sequence ATGTTTGACCGTTACCATGACATCTTAATTAAGGAGATTGAAGCCTTAGGAGGAACACGTCTATCCTTGGATTCCGATCTAGCTCATCAGGCCAATTCTCGCAAAGGAGCTGTTATTCGGAGCAGTCTATGGCAGGCCCCCGGTATTCGCCGATGGAGAGTGACCCAACTTGATGGCGGTGATGCCGTCCAAGTTCTCAATGCGGTCGCCTACCCAGAGTTTGGCCGCGATCAACCGATCCTTGGCATCGACCTGCTCAGCTTTGCAGTTCGAGACAAGCTGGTTGCTGTGATGGACTTCCAGCCTCTAGAGCAGGGCAAGATCTATGCCGAACGCTACCTTGCAGGATTGGAAGCCATTCAGGCAAGGCATCCAAGCTTGGCTGTTGGTGAGGCGATGCGCTTCTATGACGCTGATCAGTATTTTTCACCATTTCTCCTGTTTGCTCGAGGCTCGATTGCTGAGCTCGCCCCTTTGGTCGAGCAATCATTTCTTGAGATCATTCAGGCGTATTCAGCTATGCACTTGGAGGCGCTTAGCACACCTGACCAGATTGAGCGTGTCGAATCCCTGCAGCGGGCTTACGATCAGTACAGTGCTGAGCGTGATCCCGCCCACGGGCTTTTTACCAGCTATTTCGGCGAGGAATGGAGCAATCGTTTCATGCGATCCTTCCTTTTCCCGCTCTCCTCTCTTGTGTCAACTTCTTTAAATCACTGA
- a CDS encoding phycobiliprotein lyase yields the protein MLPIMQYATSDDLSVSLAMQTASPRTMAEFLAKSAGTWLSHRSVHHFEESEDESGCSNLVIVPFGPDDSSVGRVCEQFKLASDGAAGGARFYWQSNTMSIDLAEGSAAVLVDIPDPSDVTRGVMYRDIGYLEGLAVASHYVISDDGVMSLHTEYDRNSGVERCWFLSDDTRVRVGTSLVMGGVNLVSYSTETRCHEIGSFHALRRDSEVRRDQLKMSDVNTIKLDGASDNV from the coding sequence ATGCTTCCGATCATGCAGTATGCAACAAGTGATGATCTGAGTGTGTCATTAGCAATGCAGACTGCTTCACCGCGTACAATGGCGGAGTTCCTAGCCAAAAGCGCTGGAACCTGGCTGTCTCACCGCTCTGTTCACCACTTTGAGGAGAGTGAAGATGAGTCAGGGTGTTCAAATCTTGTCATCGTACCCTTCGGGCCTGATGATAGTTCTGTAGGCCGTGTTTGTGAGCAGTTCAAGCTTGCGAGTGATGGCGCTGCTGGCGGGGCGAGATTCTATTGGCAGAGCAATACGATGTCGATTGACCTCGCCGAGGGAAGTGCTGCTGTTCTGGTCGATATTCCTGATCCAAGTGATGTTACGAGGGGTGTAATGTATCGCGATATTGGCTACCTTGAAGGCTTGGCGGTTGCTAGCCACTATGTCATCAGTGATGATGGGGTCATGTCCCTGCATACCGAGTATGATCGCAATTCTGGGGTGGAACGTTGTTGGTTCTTGAGCGATGACACCCGTGTCCGAGTGGGAACTTCGTTGGTGATGGGTGGGGTGAATCTAGTAAGCTACTCTACTGAAACCAGATGCCACGAGATTGGATCTTTTCATGCCTTGCGCCGAGACAGCGAAGTTAGGCGGGATCAACTTAAGATGTCGGACGTGAATACTATCAAGTTGGATGGGGCCTCCGACAATGTTTGA
- a CDS encoding pentapeptide repeat-containing protein, whose amino-acid sequence MTQNLRAAALQGANLRGQNLIGANLCRADLRAADLRGAQLAQARLNQARYDAATRWPEGFDYRHSGAVGPGANLSGKYLCTADLRGMDLTGCSMLGIYLSGADLRGAILEDISFVGGDLRQARFGGALMARCRFRDAELDGCDFRGADLRGADLTQARSIKGAVFSEALGSEEWSSSLLSRSPAELDCWNPLARCTSRDSLLSL is encoded by the coding sequence ATGACCCAGAACCTCCGTGCCGCAGCCCTCCAGGGGGCGAATCTACGTGGTCAGAACCTCATAGGCGCCAACCTATGCCGCGCCGATCTACGGGCAGCCGATCTGCGCGGTGCACAGCTGGCCCAGGCACGTCTCAACCAGGCCCGCTATGACGCGGCAACTCGCTGGCCAGAGGGGTTCGACTATCGCCACTCGGGGGCTGTCGGCCCGGGTGCCAACCTCTCTGGTAAGTACCTCTGCACCGCCGACTTACGTGGAATGGATCTCACAGGCTGCAGTATGTTAGGAATATATCTCAGTGGCGCTGACCTGCGCGGTGCCATCCTTGAAGACATCTCCTTTGTCGGCGGCGATCTGCGGCAGGCACGTTTTGGAGGTGCCTTGATGGCACGATGCCGCTTCAGGGACGCAGAGTTGGACGGTTGCGACTTTCGCGGGGCAGACCTACGCGGAGCTGATTTAACCCAGGCCCGCAGCATCAAGGGAGCGGTGTTTTCTGAAGCGCTGGGAAGCGAGGAATGGTCCTCTTCACTGCTGAGTCGGTCTCCCGCGGAACTGGATTGCTGGAATCCACTGGCGCGCTGCACTAGCCGCGACAGCCTCCTCTCGCTGTGA
- the hemH gene encoding ferrochelatase translates to MARIGVVLLNLGGPERIEDVGPFLYNLFADPEIIRLPTPLLQKPLAWLISTLRSNKSKEAYRAIGGGSPLRRITEQQARELQSELRQRGIEATTYVAMRYWHPFTESAVGDIKADSVDEVVVLPLYPHFSISTSGSSFRELQRLRQADPAFSKLPIRCIRSWYDHPGYVLAMAELIAAGVRSCKDPASAHVFFSAHGVPKSYVEEAGDPYQQEIEACSRLVLVKLEELLGHANPYTLAYQSRVGPVEWLKPYTEEALVRLGEEGVQELVVVPISFVSEHIETLEEIDIEYREIATRAGISNFVRVPALDTYPTFIKGLADLVQLAQAGPEVNLDQAASLPSQVKLFPQDKWAWGWNNSSEVWNGRLAMLGFSAFLLELLSGRGPLHALGLL, encoded by the coding sequence ATGGCCAGGATCGGCGTAGTGCTGCTGAACCTCGGTGGGCCTGAGCGCATCGAAGATGTCGGCCCTTTTCTTTACAATCTTTTCGCTGATCCGGAGATCATCCGGCTACCCACGCCCCTACTGCAGAAGCCTCTGGCCTGGCTGATCAGCACCCTGCGCAGCAACAAGTCCAAGGAGGCCTACCGCGCCATCGGCGGTGGCTCTCCACTCCGCCGCATTACAGAACAGCAGGCGCGCGAGCTTCAGAGTGAGCTGCGGCAGCGGGGCATCGAGGCCACCACCTACGTGGCGATGCGTTACTGGCATCCATTCACCGAATCGGCCGTGGGTGACATCAAGGCGGATTCAGTCGATGAGGTGGTGGTGCTCCCCCTTTATCCCCACTTCTCGATCAGCACCAGCGGTTCGAGCTTCCGCGAACTGCAGCGCCTGCGCCAGGCCGATCCCGCCTTCAGCAAATTGCCGATCCGCTGCATCCGCAGCTGGTACGACCATCCCGGCTACGTGCTTGCGATGGCCGAGTTGATTGCCGCTGGGGTGCGCAGCTGCAAGGACCCCGCCTCGGCCCACGTGTTCTTCAGCGCCCATGGAGTGCCCAAAAGCTATGTAGAGGAAGCCGGTGATCCCTATCAGCAGGAGATCGAAGCCTGCTCGAGGCTGGTGTTGGTCAAGCTGGAGGAACTGCTCGGCCATGCAAATCCCTACACCCTGGCTTACCAGAGCCGGGTGGGTCCGGTGGAATGGCTCAAGCCCTACACCGAAGAAGCCTTGGTGCGGCTTGGTGAGGAGGGGGTCCAGGAGTTGGTGGTGGTGCCAATCAGCTTCGTGAGCGAGCACATCGAGACCCTCGAGGAAATCGATATCGAATACCGGGAAATCGCCACTAGAGCCGGCATCAGCAACTTCGTGCGCGTGCCCGCCCTCGACACCTACCCCACCTTCATCAAGGGTCTGGCTGATCTGGTACAACTGGCCCAGGCCGGCCCCGAAGTGAACCTGGATCAGGCCGCCTCCCTGCCCAGCCAGGTGAAGCTCTTCCCCCAGGACAAGTGGGCTTGGGGGTGGAACAACAGCTCGGAGGTCTGGAATGGTCGCCTGGCGATGCTCGGGTTCTCGGCCTTCCTGCTGGAGTTATTGAGTGGCCGAGGTCCGCTTCATGCCCTTGGTTTACTCTAA
- the cpeB gene encoding class 1 C-phycoerythrin subunit beta — protein MLDAFSRAVVSADAKTATIGGAELAALRQYVANGNKRLDAVNAIASNASCIVSDAVSGMICENTGLIQAGGNCYPNRRMASCLRDGEIVLRYISYALLAGDASVLDDRCLNGLKETYIALGVPLQSTGRAVAIMKASSCAHISETNTSGTNPDETRFNKMQTIQGDCSAVVSEAASYFDRVISALG, from the coding sequence ATGCTCGACGCCTTCTCCCGCGCTGTTGTCAGCGCTGACGCCAAGACAGCCACCATCGGTGGTGCCGAACTGGCCGCCCTGCGCCAATACGTGGCTAATGGCAACAAGCGCCTTGATGCCGTCAACGCGATTGCCAGCAACGCCAGCTGCATCGTTTCCGACGCCGTGTCAGGCATGATCTGCGAAAACACCGGTCTGATCCAGGCTGGTGGCAACTGCTACCCCAACCGCCGCATGGCCTCCTGCCTGCGTGATGGTGAAATCGTTCTTCGCTACATCTCCTACGCCCTGCTGGCCGGCGATGCCTCCGTCCTCGACGACCGCTGCCTCAACGGCCTCAAGGAAACCTACATCGCTCTGGGTGTGCCCCTGCAATCCACTGGTCGGGCCGTGGCGATCATGAAGGCCTCCTCCTGTGCTCACATCAGCGAGACCAACACCAGCGGCACCAATCCAGACGAAACCCGTTTCAACAAGATGCAAACCATCCAGGGCGACTGCTCGGCTGTGGTTTCAGAAGCGGCCAGCTACTTCGATCGCGTCATCAGCGCACTCGGCTGA